The genomic region tacaggttCATTGGGGCATTTATccttattttatgaatattattatatattcataaacaCAGTACAAAAATGACCGAATGCATAGAACACTATATGCTGCCTCCGAATCGTCTGCTAGATTCACCGATAACGTCCCATATACAGTTTATCAAAAGCCCAGATGAGGTTGACGGTTTAGATTTTCGATTTGAATCCGCTCGTTTGGAAAGTTTCAAAAACTGGCCATGCTCGTGGGTAGAGCCAGAAAAACTCGCAGCAGCTGGATTTTATTACACAGGCGAGAGCGACAAAGTGAAATGTTTTGAATGCTTAATAGAAATATGCGAGTGGCAGGAGGACGACAATCCAATGGTCGATCATCAACGATGGTCCGGCAGATGTAGATTCATTCGCAATATTCCGTGCGGCAATGTGCCAATCGGTACGGATCCCAACGCGATTCCGCCACCGGTGCCTAAAGGGATGGACGTATGTGGACCTTACAGCTCGATATATATGCCTTATTCCGGTCCAGACCATGAAGATCAAGAGATTGAAGAAAGAGTGAATCATAGATTAAGATTTGGCCTTGCCTCAAGACCAAAGCATCCTGAATATGCTAGTTATGCTGCTAGATTAGCGACATTTGACAGATGGCCAAAAGCAATGTCACAAACTAAAGAAGAATTGGCGACTGCTGGTTTCTATTACACAGGAAGTGGCGATCAGACATTATGTTATCACTGCGGTGGAGGATTAAGAGATTGGGAACCAGCAGATGATCCCTGGATAGAGCATGCTAAGTGGTTCGAATATTGTCCTTATCTAATCTTGGCTAAAGGGACAGAGTTTGTAAGCAACATTACTGGGAAAACGTATATTGCAACAGTaagttaaagttatttaataaaatatatttattaaagaatttgcTCTTAAAATTTACCCTTAAAATTATAGTATCTGTGAGATATAAActgaagaattttactataattatagtgaaatttaataaaattctttgaagtttatattgtaaaatttgtcaaAACCCTACAACTACCATAGTAGAGtcaattttaagagaaaattttttctgtgtagaagtgtataattttttaataaatcttttaatctaCTTAAAAAATCATCATTGAATGtaataatatctattttttttttttttttttttttttttttttaggaaaactTATCAAACATAGCAATTAATAAATTGGATGAGAAATTTGAGAAAGCTGATAGCGAGAGTATTGCTAGTGGAAGTTCTCAAAGCTCAGTCAGCTCTCAAGAAACTAATACGGAAGCAAGTGCTGCTTCGTCTAAGGTTAATAGCGAGGAACAATCTATTCAAACACCAAGCGACAAGGATGCAAGATTATGTAAAATTTGCTACAGCAGAGAAATACGTATTGTATTTATGCCATGCGGACATTTATTGGCGTGTGCAGAGTGCGcgaaaaatatgaaagtatGTGGAGTGTGTCGTAAGCCTGTGGAGCTTACGGTACAAGTATACATCCCATAGTGTTTTTATCCTTGTGGTAAATAATCTGCGGTAAATTCTACTAAAATTCTCTACTTATCATTATTATGAAGACTGACTTTTTCAGGCCAAACTAAATGACAAGACTCATGTAACATACCGATTAGCAGGTACAAGCTATACAACGTTAAAActcttgttaataaaatattaaagggGTATTCTATTTTGGTAGAGAAAAGGCttgtttttaagaatttttttggaGAAAAGTATTGAAACATTTAAGATGTGacttttatagaaatattgatttttgtagattagtattttttatattatcacaggttattcagtaaaaaataaaattgagaactatagattttttctgcgaaaacgattgatttgaattacaaaaacaaaaattttctcaatttataGATTGAATTgcaatcaatattaaaaattaaaaattgacaaaattttgacttttcaaaaattaagtaaaattaaatatgatcttgaaataagagatCAGAGAGTTTGtcttaatttaacataatttatatgttcaatataaatgttaaatactttaatataaatgttcaatactttttctaaaaattcctGAAAACAAGCCTTTTCgagcaaaaaatagaaaaagccTTAACGTCATAATTTCAATGGATACTCTATTGTAATACTAACAAATGTTGAATGTACTTTGTAATCGTTGTATAAGTAATAATTGTTCCTACatttaaatctataaatatataaatgtctcACTATTGCTATTTCTATCTCCATGTAATTggaattgtaaaaattgttggTCAGTGTACGAAACACATGACATcacaaattttcatattttaactattgaaCAATGTGAATACAGGAAAAAGTCATTAAAATCTGAAGTGATAGATTGTACCTGCAACGGAACGTTGCTATTTGAACGTTTTCGTATTTATACTATTTCCCAATGCAATAtttgctgaaaaaaattatgatagtaATGATGATGTAAGATTAAGATTAAGTGGCACCATTGTACGAGTACAAATAGCAACACGGCATGAAGTCTAGTCATTAGTAATTATGTTGTAATGATAAGTAACAACACATACATACgagtatatacaaatataagttatgaaattatttgaatatttttggtTTTTGATTTTGCGTGTATAAGTCCCGGTGTACAATCGGTAAGCCTTAAgctgtaagaaattgatcaGTTGATCATTATCTCATTCAACtgtaatttgtcaattttttactGCTTAAGATTTATTACACTTATTGTAGATCGggtttaattgaatatttatgtaCGAAGAGAAAAACaagatgtaaaatattgagCTAAAAGATGGACGATGAAGTCCGAATCGTACTTGTGTTCATCAAGAAAAGCagctttgcaattgtaaaattttttatatgattgaTTCTTGTTCTTAGTAACATATGTACGAGATTAAAACGCATAAATTAATCATaccaaagaattttacaacagcaAGTGCAAAACTGCTTTCTCTTTTGAGCGCAgtcaatacatatatttaaggtgttctaaatttaaatatcaaacttTTGAGAACGATTGGGAATtcattaaaaactaaattaaggaaacagttttttttaaagatttttttgtttcattttttttttgcgcaaaaatcgtaaaaaaagaaagttttatatttttctcttatttattatcCCTAGCAATTACTATTATCTGTTAGTAGTGACCGTGGCGTAGAGAATTGTGCGTCCAAAATCCAGACTCAAATATGATCAAAAACATCTGATTTTACTCGATTGCTATTTCTCGGAATGTAATAGCAAATCATTGAAAGTATCTTGCGCCATAAAAACCCCTTTAATTAGATCGTTTGAAATTTGTGTTTAAACTGTAGATTCCATATAtctgtaaattgtaaaaagcgcACAGAAATACACTGAGAGGTCATCAAGCTTCTGATAAGAGGCGGACGAACAATATGATTACTGAGCCCGTCACAtgataatttcttgtttaacaGTCCTTTGCTTGTAAATGTAGCTTCCATCTGCCCacgttatttttcataaaaataaatagtctTTTGTGAAATGATTTGAtcacattattaaaattcaaattattaaaattcaatttttttttatataatcttgaAATAGTACGAGCAGTAGTCTGACTGCAATGAGAGCAGTTATAGTTTAATGCAATGCTCATTAAATAgtaaatagtaaaaaagtaatgaataagtaaacaatgaaaacttttttgctttttcgattttctccaaaatgaaataaaaacgaGCAAATCACTAAAAACAAACTGTTTTCTTAATTTATCAatgaaatttaaacatttaaattcagGACAGTCTCTACATTGCTTCTAAGACAAATGTTTCGATCTGTATTAAATTTTCCTTAGTGAGCCTCTGATTTCTTTCAAATCGAGCAGTAcatgttaatacaaatattttcaagtCGAATATTTGCGGACTGGGTTTACTAGCCTTTTGctacaaataaattaagaaattcaatttaatcTGCCAGTTTTCTTCTAATATTTCTGTCATAATCTATTAGATATCTATATTTTGTTATAGTTCATACACATTAATGTGCAAATTATTAAACACACATTGTTGtccataaatgtaaaatatgtaacttTAGTGAACGTCTAAGTACTCCAGGGTACGATCAGCCAGCGTAATATTGTAATTGGTAATACGAATTCGACACAATATTTAGTTTCAAACTCTTAATTTATCGCTGCTACAGATCACAACGTGAGACACGACGTAACCTGacattgttaatataattaatataattagtatTCTCAAAGAAATGCAATATGCGAAtttgttaatgtaaatataagtGTCGTACATTTTTTCGTATAAgtaatatgattaataaatttaattgaactcTCCGAGTGAACGTGACGTCCGAAACAAAACTCGTAATTGTAAAATCAGCATTTAAAGTTCATTAAAGgtaaaatgttcaataaaaaatatttatcaaaataactacAAAATCAACTACACGATAGATAGAAGTTTCATggattttttttcagatttttgaaaatactttGATACAGAAAATAGGGAAACACAATAGACtaacattttattggaaaaatattgaaaaagccCAGCAAACAACGTGATGTTTCAATAATATCGTAATGGCATGAAAGACATCATTAAAACATCATTTGATGTTATCTTATTTGCTAGAAACTTGATTCACTTGGAGAGTTAACAAATCTTTAATGATCTTTTTACAATAAGTTGTTTAGTTACTGTTTATATTACACTAACTATATGATAACTATAagtcaaaattataaatcataaatcttaaaaaacttgaattctgaataaattatattagaattattacGTCAACCTATTCTGATCAATTTTCTCGATAAAAATGGCAAACACATATTGCTTTTTGATTGGTCAGTCATAAAgtaatctaaattttaagtcataaaaaatggaatttatcTCCAGTCAGTAATTACTAACTTATTACTGTCTTATGACACATTACTGACTCACTTATAACTCGTTTCTGATTTCTTATCTATTACTAACTAcaacttattgtagaaagctcacATTAACAATAAAGGAACAAGAAACGTGTAGTACATTTGATAATgcataaagaataatatatcttttataataactaGATATTTATGAGTTCTTTCGCATAAAATTACTGTTGCATTGAGTAACTCACAGATTTAGTTATTCTAAACTATGGCAAAAAGAAACAATCATATACAAGTGACTCATAATTATACAATTGAATCGAGTTCCTAAAAGTTGAGATTCTACACtgatagaaaaaattacttgatcaaataactatattattagaggagaagagggtaatatgatatcctttagaataataatcgatttatcgaagaaatatttcgatataaaaatttcgtttaaaaaaccatattaacaaaattctatattattgtttaactctgcataactcaaaatgtgtacagCTGaacaaaaagttacaaaataaataacaaaaaaaaacatttgagtgtatataatacatttgtgtgataacacgcttaagtttaaaaacaatgaggaagtatgtgaaattaagtgttaaaatgtaccttgaaaatgTTTAGAAgttttcaaaagtaaaaatgccttataacaattgttagctattgtgtattgtcatattagcgCCATTAAAAAACGGCGAGCTActaattgcataattttataaactattatttGAATTCGTCGCCTAATAACGGACATAATGGGGATAGCCATAATGTCCACAGTAGTCatataataccctcttctcctctagtatataaaatcacacaaataaatatcagcactaaggTCTAGCTATGACCGTTAAGACACTTCgtttgtgtttttatattattcaagtaatttacattaaaacaaGCATGTATTATTTGTTTGATATCAATTATTGTAACAGTTGagtagtattaataataatagtatcaataacatatttgtttgaattaagtaatattttctcTTAGTGTAAGTTTCTATTCACAAattgattaatcaattaattatatttattaaattattaattatatcgattaaaatagaaattttgaaagaattcggcacgctgcgtgcgtgcgcgcgcaaacacacacacacacacacacacacaaaggtGGACCAGTTAgaagataaaaacattttgttttaaatcaagtattttagcaaaaaatattttaaacaaaaatttgattttagtTTGGCTTTAAATGACATCtttttaaacacaaaattaaatatatatttttaaataattttttcattaaaatcgagttttctttatattttgtgtacaaaagaataaaaacaatatttaaacattaataataaacaagatattttatttattctaatatattgttgataaaatataaaatattttgtaaaatatttttcaataatttcaatatagtctatgtataaaataataagataaaatgattgatataaacaaaatacagTTTTTTCAATATGGTAacattgtatattttacaaattgtgtAAATGTTCTCTTAATTACAATTATGAGTTTATGTCGATTGACTGAGGTGGTAACTATTCTTGAATTCTGGTGTACAACGCGTTAGAAGTTGAATTTCTGGAAGTCTGATGAAATCAGGCATAGTCTGATGAAAACCGATGAATTTTGCTATAAGTTTTTGGCTGTTATAACGAATTTTTGTCTAAAATCAGTTATCAGAGATCATACGATGTTGTCTGCAAAAAgagatcaaaaattttgattgtgcTATTTTGCAAAGaacaaatcattaaaaattacttgtaGAAAATAGTACAACCAAAATTTTCgataacttttgtttaaaaaaatcattaactgTAATGAGTTTCAATGAAGTTTGTATAGTTTGGTGAAGTTCAGTGAAATCTTGAAGTCTTGCAGTTTAGTGTATATCTATTTTCTAAATGGTTATCTTCTCGCAAAAAATGCCATACTTTTGCATACAGAATACGCAAGAAAAGTGGAGAGAGATCGAATTATATCAAACTAAGATCACTAGTTTATCTTTGAAAGCAaacattcatttaaaatatttttttgcaaaaatatttgataaacgaAAACACTTTCATTGCTTTATattacatacgtacatacatacatacgcgcATACATGCATACATCCCTCTAcacaaaatatcttaaattttttaaacataattttatcagaGCAGTATAGGAATTGcattttaatatctaatatataattatatataatataaattatatatgattatatatttaaattatgtataataatatacttaatttatctgcaaacattttttgtatatattaggTCTTGGGTTTAAAATGAATTGGCGCACTCACATAGAATAGTATATACGAGGAACGTActatattaatttactttttttttctacagatACTTAGGGCACTTAAAGATCGGAGAATAAgtctattttatcaatattgcaTCTGGAATCGAATGTCTGTGTCACTTTCTCCATGTTCTCTTGAAATTGCGTTGTATTCACATTTGGACTTGTTGTAGATCATCAGTATCCGCGAAATAGTGTCCTCGCAAGAgaacactattttttttttaattattttgaggaGGGGCTTTTCTTGGCCGCTTCTTTTGCATGACATGCAATCTTTTCAGATTACATACATGGCATTGATTTCATCACCTTGCAGTATATATGAACTTAAAAAAAGCTGTCTAAACATGAATATGACGTACCTCAAAAAGTGGCATAAGTGCATTCGACTTCAGCGGGGAATAAGAAAAGAGATCAAACTCGAAATCaaacttttcatttatatttactttactctcatttatatttacttagTCGCATCTCCAGCCCATTTTTCTTTCCGAAGTTTgatctcctttcttcctttgTGGGTTTCAAGGTGAATATATCGAGGAAGGAAATCTATCTACCGATTTATAAATGTTCTATATctatagcaaaaaataaaatatgaattaatataatacgCTCAAACGTCGGCAATGTAGCAGCTTTACAAAACTGAGCTTAGCGAAATTATATCTCATATAGTAGATATACATTCATATTTCGAAGATAGGTAATTCTATGTTTGTAAGGTAATACTTATTTTTCGAAGATAATTcgaaataattttagaataaaacaatattacaatatcttaTTTCGCTTTATTTTGCGAATGTATAAAAATCAATACGTGATAAGTTGTAGAAATCCCAATAAACATTAACTAACAATAATATAACATCAATGTTACAATTTATAGCTTAatcatataaatgtaatataacacatTGTCAAATGTGAAATTATAACATCAATGTTATGTTACTGTTAGTCGGTATTTACTGGAAACGCgcattatatacacataattgtCTAGGGAAAATAGAGCCCTACTAAGTGTAACACTCGCTCTTTTGATGTAtgctatttttttgcattaatgaAGTCGAATCACAATATATTCTGTGTTCAAAATGAGAATGGGTATGGGTAAAATGAGACCAAAAATTTTGagtgttgtaaattttttcgtaatagaaattttttcgttgTAATTAAGTTCTTCTATGTCCAAAGTTCTGTTCTATTGGTACACGATTATATATGtatctatacatatacacacaaactatatatatttttgtatgtttatttttatgataattgtttattttatttttacatcacgAATGCATATTTAcagcaagaaaatttttttttaatttaatacgaaCTTTTGAATGCCTGGATTGTTGGCGGATATCTGCAGTAAAATGCATTTGTGATAATTGGACCTGTATCTTGGGCAAAATAACTTTGACATGAATACTGTACAAAATATAGTGATACATACGTGTAATAATTgctattatacaataaaatttcaaaagagaAAAACAGTTTTTGCTTCTCTGCAACATTCTGTATGTTATCACACGTAATCTTTGCATGCCGGTTGTATGACAAgaatagtttcataaaaaaataagttttaattacatCATTTAACTCTAGGTACACAGAaaacatttacttaattttagTAAGTATTTACTAAAGTTATATttgcttaatttaaataaatatttgataagtaTCCACAGAATTCCaccacctttaattttgataaaattttagagCTTTTGTCATATGCTGGAATCATCCATTCAAAACTTAAAATAGATCATATGATATCATTAACCTGATACGGGTTGTATTAAAACTCGAACTGCACTTGAAAGCACTATTAGgtctcattcgacgcgtttttgcaCGAAACAAATGAATCTggcaaaaaaagtgtcgctctacTCCCTCCCCCCCGTGAACCGCGATATTAATTGTTGAAATTGATTATACGAGTTAGAAAATGCAGTCATCGACTAAATGCAGCAAAATGAGTATGCGCTGTGCATGTGCCATActgaaaaatgtacaaaattaaaaattatactctgttttaattatataaaatgtacttaattgtacatttaaaatacgataatgttaaaatattttgctttactAAATTTTGATTGGACAATCATAAAGTAATTTAGGTTTTAAGTCATAAGAAATGGAATTTGGTCATCTTGAGTCGGTGATTACTGACTTATCACTGTTTTATGACATGGCGTACTACTGATTCACTTATAACTCGCTTCTAACTTCTGatttattactatataataaCTTATTCTAGAAAGTTCATAACATTAAAGGAACAAGAAACTTATAGCACATTCGATAATGCATAaaagataatgtattttttattataattgagtATTTATAAGTTCTTTCATACAACCTTCCTATTGTTTTGAGTAAATCTCAGACTTGATTATTCTAAAACAAGATTAAAGAAACGATCTACAATCCACATAGCACACTTTATCCCAGGAAAATCCAACGGATGTCATTTTGAAatccattaaaaatataagaacctgaagtataagaaataataaaaacgttcagaaatttaatagaaatcttatataattttattctgaatctATAGGTTTCTATCAAATTTCTATGTTTCTATCATTTCTTATTCGACTTTTTAAGCAGGGATATCACAATATCTACGAGATATCCTTGAATAGTCTCACAATCAGTTGGATTTCACACATAGTGATACTTATGCATCACTATGTGTGAGATGCTACGAACTAAGGAACTTCATGAGATATCgcaaatatatcattataaagcgtaattgtacataatatatGATATTGAATACTTtacatagatatataaatatttatgtacatatacagggtgtccaatATAAGTGGCCACCTCTGTTTATTTCGTAAACTAGCagagatagacccaataaatataatatcaaattaaatggtttgaactaaagcttattgtgagcacagtggttacttaaagaaattatgtatgttaaagaacgaaaagacatgcacaacttttgcatggtaaagtgaatatttttaaatgataaaagttgtagcgtttttttttaatgaataagtaatgtatgatttatcaaaattattttacaaattatagaagttatgtcagtttaaagtttcgcgggcgactaataccatttcagtttcgCCCCTGCAgtgtggctaacttccgactcctgttttggcgattgacgtgtaacatgttgatatctgattataatatttggtgtaataattttataaactgtagatttttgtattcttattacttacattttacgtacattgaatattataatcagatgtcaacaCGTTACACGTCAATCGCCAAAGTGACagtcggaagttagccacaccgcaggggcgaaactgaaatggtattagtcgcccgcgaaactttaaaccgaaataacttctataatttgtaaaataattttgataaatcatacatcattgtattcattagaaaaaacgctacaactcttatcatataaaaatattcactttaccatgcaaaagttgtgcatgcctcttcgttctttaacatagataatttctgtaagtaaccactgtgctcacaataaagtttagttcaaaccatttaatttgatggtatatttattgggtctatctctcttagtttacgagataaaaagGGATGGCCACTTAtactgggacaccctgtataaatacCTTGAcggaagaaattttataaaattctaaaacaagaaatatatattacgaaatactacaaaaaaatgttaccaAAATCTATGAAAttctatatcaattttaaaaaattctacagaaatgtacaataaaaatgctagaattttcttaatttttgtagttttaatGCGTTTCttctacaaatttttcaatggtACTAACATGTAtcccggtttttttttttttcaaaaacggtcacccatccaacTTATATcacgagaaaaataataaagtttaaactTTATGCGAACTAGACGCACTAATGGTTCGATTCAAAAGCCAAACGTCCCTTGTTAAAAATGTCCGATTAAAACTATTAGAAATAAGCTTTATTCGATCTAATAACATTGAATTGTGTTTTTGAACCTACATTTTCTAGCAAAATATAGcaacataacttttaaatcgGTTGTATAATACAATGATTGAACTCTACAAAGttcaattaaattgtatttttgaattttctaaTTGAATTATAAATCTGAATTTTCTAGTAAAACATAATACAATCAATACAATAGAaccgatttgaaaataattatattgattataacgAAAAATTAGGTCCAAAAATACACTTCAAACTTGTgcacaatagaggaatattagatattaggaataagaattaaaattttaaaatctgtttttttaatgaacactagataaataataaattatgttctaTTTTGTAAGACATTTATGTTTTATGTTTCATTCGTATCTATTGTGCGTTACGTTTAATGTTCATTActaaaaactgattttaaaatttttattcctgttcctaatatctaatattcctctattgtgcACAAGACTTAGAACGTATAGAGCTTTCTAGTAATTTTAATTGGACATTTTTAGCAGAATTTCTATTGATAATCGAAGccttaaatttctaataaatagcACGCcctttttaaatcaagaaagtTTTGAAATCTAGCGTAAAAAATGTTCGGGACATTTGTGACTGggttaatttcattaattggTTAATCACGATTATATTTTGAATTGATTATGTTagttaacataaattaacagATTAATGCCCAACATTTATACAAACTCTCAAAATACGTTTATACTTTGTAAAGAAAGAATAGTAAACTTTTAAGagtgtaatgttaattttaaattatgaatttttcagGAAATCGTGAAACCATCTACATGTAATACGTCACACGAGCAATTTAAAGAAGCTAATAAATTGCTGGAAGCTTTCAAAATTCGACAATCTCTCAAAGCATTGTTATTGAGAATATAGGAATATCAGAGGACAGCAATAAAAGGCAATCAATTGTTACAATAGTGAACAATCCATAATTCCGATTACGCCTAGAAAAATAGACGTGTATGGACCATTCAGTTCAATGTCTGACAAGGAACGTTTAGCAACCCGCatattcaaaaaattcg from Solenopsis invicta isolate M01_SB chromosome 7, UNIL_Sinv_3.0, whole genome shotgun sequence harbors:
- the LOC105199679 gene encoding E3 ubiquitin-protein ligase XIAP — its product is MTECIEHYMLPPNRLLDSPITSHIQFIKSPDEVDGLDFRFESARLESFKNWPCSWVEPEKLAAAGFYYTGESDKVKCFECLIEICEWQEDDNPMVDHQRWSGRCRFIRNIPCGNVPIGTDPNAIPPPVPKGMDVCGPYSSIYMPYSGPDHEDQEIEERVNHRLRFGLASRPKHPEYASYAARLATFDRWPKAMSQTKEELATAGFYYTGSGDQTLCYHCGGGLRDWEPADDPWIEHAKWFEYCPYLILAKGTEFVSNITGKTYIATENLSNIAINKLDEKFEKADSESIASGSSQSSVSSQETNTEASAASSKVNSEEQSIQTPSDKDARLCKICYSREIRIVFMPCGHLLACAECAKNMKVCGVCRKPVELTVQVYIP